One stretch of Euphorbia lathyris chromosome 7, ddEupLath1.1, whole genome shotgun sequence DNA includes these proteins:
- the LOC136234842 gene encoding uncharacterized protein: protein MVQPHHQQIIRKPGAAAIADPRKKTCSLREFCRIYLTWCCIAVPFHSCSRLLPSSSPKSDRTSRDPSGRSTAALSDHPHQEIEEETEEEKRMKGVYNSGDSLRGNSPASTSDRYFKHKSVDNFFPQYVSPGLSRNGSRKGSACPSPSLLYRSKSRGSIDSHHAYLRNASSRKGTATPIMFSNSTGLIKPAPLHKSLDCTLEELSFGCTKKIKVTRDVLTNTGQIIQEEEMLTINVKPGWKKGTKVTFEGMGNERPGSLPADITFIIAEKKHSLFRREGDNLELTIEIPLIKALTASEISIPLLGGNNFSLMFDDIIIYPGYHKLIQGQGMPNTKDHGKRGDLRVNFLVEFPSELTEDQRLDLVSILEDSG, encoded by the exons ATGGTACAACCTCATCATCAGCAGATCATTCGCAAACCCGGAGCTGCAGCCATTGCCGATCCGAGGAAGAAAACTTGTAGCCTTCGAGAATTTTGCAGAATTTACTTAACATGGTGTTGCATCGCCGTACCTTTTCATTCTTGTTCCAGGTTGCTACCTTCTTCTTCCCCTAAATCTGATCGTACATCTCGCGATCCATCAGGTCGTTCCACCGCCGCCCTATCCGATCATCCTCACCAG GAGATAGAAGAAGAAACAGAAGAGGAAAAAAGAATGAAAGGAGTATACAACAGTGGTGATAGCCTAAGAGGCAACAGTCCAGCTTCAACTTCAGATAGATATTTCAAGCACAAAAGTGTTGATAATTTCTTCCCACAATATGTGTCTCCTGGGCTATCAAGAAATGGGAGTAGAAAAGGTTCAGCATGTCCATCGCCATCTTTATTGTATAGAAGCAAAAGCAGAGGAAGCATAGATTCACACCATGCATATTTAAGAAATGCAAGTAGCAGGAAGGGCACTGCAACTCCTATAATGTTTTCTAATTCCACTGGCTTGATAAAACCTGCTCCTCTCCACAAGTCTCTCGATTGCACCCTTGAAGAGTTGAGTTTTGGCTGTACTAAGAAGATTAAGGTTACTAGAGATGTTCTTACAAACACTGG ACAAATAATTCAGGAAGAGGAAATGCTAACGATAAATGTGAAGCCAGGATGGAAAAAAGGAACAAAAGTAACATTTGAAGGGATGGGAAACGAGAGACCAGGAAGTCTACCAGCAGATATAACATTTATAATTGCTGAGAAAAAGCATTCTTTGTTCCGAAGAGAAGGTGATAATTTGGAATTAACAATTGAAATCCCATTAATCAAAGCTCTAACTGCTTCTGAAATTTCCATTCCTTTATTGGGTGGAAACAACTTCTCTCTCATGTTTGATGATATTATCATTTACCCTGGATATCATAAACTTATTCAAGGACAGGGTATGCCTAACACTAAAGACCATGGAAAAAGAGGTGATCTTAGAGTCAACTTCTTGGTTGAGTTTCCTTCTGAATTGACAGAAGATCAACGGTTGGATTTGGTTAGTATTTTGGAAGATTCTGGttga